In the Streptomyces coeruleoprunus genome, CGGTCCTGGGCTTCATCCTGCTGCCGGTGGTGGGGGCGGTGCCGGGCTATGTGGGCGGGATCTACGTCTCCGAGCGGCGCCGCCTGGGGGGCCACCGGCGCGCGGTGGCCTCGACGCGGTCGGTGATGCGCGCGATCGGCACGAGCGTGCTGGTCGAACTCTTCGCCTGCCTCCTGGTGGCAGGCGCGTGGCTGGGCGTGGTGGTGGGTTCGTAACCCCCACCCCCACCGGGCGTGAGCCGCGCACGGACGCCCCCGCCGGGGGTGAGCCGCCCACGCACGGGCGTTCCCACCCACCCCACCCCCCACCGGCGGTGAGTCGCCCACGCACGGGACGGGGGTGGACCGGGGGTCGCGCGCGCAGGATTGGCGGTGCTGGGACGCTTCGCTCTCTTGGCCCCGGGCGAGCCAATCTGAGCACGTGACCCCCGGGCCGCCACCGGACCCACCCACCGTCGTGACGCGCAAGGGGCGGACCCTCAGGCCGGGGGGCCGTTCCGTCGTTGTGCCCACCCGTTCCTCCCCCAAGGACTACGTCCAGGGGGGACCCCCATGCGGAACGACTGCCCACAACGACGGAACGGCCGCAAGGGCCGGGGCCCGGGCGGGTCCGGGGGTCAGTGCTGGGGCAGGCCGCCTCGTTTGGCGGCCAGGGCCGCCCTGCCCTCCGCGCCCTTGCGCTTCCAGTCGCGGCGGAGCTCCGCCCGCACCCGAGCGTCGGTCTTGGCCACGATGTACTGGTTCTCGCGCAGCAGCTTGCGGTAGCTGTCGAGGCGCCGCTCGGGCAGCGTGCCCTCCTCGACGGCGACGAGCACGGCGCAGCCCGGCTCGGCCTGGTGGGCGCAGTCGTGGAAGCGGCACTCGGCGGCCAGCTCCTCGATCTCCGCGAAGACCTGGCCGACACCGGTCCCGGCGTCCCACAGCCCGACGCCCCGCAGGCCGGGCGTGTCGATGAGGACGCCGCCGCCGGGCAGGACGAGCAGGTTGCGGGTCGTGGTGGTGTGCCGGCCCTTGCCGTCGACGTCCCGGACGGCCTGGACGGTCTGGGCGTCGGCGCCGAGCAGCGCGTTGGCGAGGGTGGACTTGCCGGTGCCGGAGACGCCGAGGAGCACGCTGGTGCCGTCGGCGACGAGGGCGGCGAGCACGTCGACGCCCTCGCCGGTGGCGGAGCTGACGGGCAGCACCTGCACGCCGGGCGCGGTGGTCTCGACGTCGTGGACGAGGTACGCGACGCCGGCCGGGTCGGGCACGAGGTCGGCCTTGGTGAGGACGACCAGCGGCTGGGCGCCGGACTCCCAGGCGAGCGCGAGGAACCGCTCGATCCGGCCGAGGTCCAGTTCGGCGGCGAGGGAGACCGCGATGATCGCGTGGTCGACGTTGGCGGCGAGGATCTGCCCGTCGGACCGCTTGGACGAGGTGGACCGTACGAAGGCGGTGCGGCGCGGCAGATAGGCCCGTACGTAACGGGGGTTGCCGCCTTCGGGGTCGACGGCGGCCCAGTCGCCGGTGCAGACGACCCGCAGCGGGTCGTGCGGGGTGACGAACGCGGTGTCGGCGCGGACCACCCCCTCGGGGGTGACGACGTCGCACTGCCCGCGGTCGACCCGTACGACACGGCCGGGGACGAGCCCCTGCGCGGCGTACGGGGCGAACTCGTCCTCCCACCCGCTGTCCCAGCCGTAGGGGGCGAGGGCGTGCGGGGCGGAGGAAGAGGAGGCGTACGGAGTGGGATGGGACAAGGGAGGACCCTTCAAAAGGGTGGTCCCGGCGCGCGGAAGGTAACGGCGGTCAGCCGGTGACCACGGGAGTGAGCATGATGGTCTTCTGGATCCGGGCAGCGCCCGTCGCGGGGACAGTCACCATGTCCTCACCTCCCTGTTCGTGGTCCTCAAGAGGTCCATCGGCCGGACCTTCGGCGGTCCTTCTCGGTCGCGGCCCACCGTAGCGGGGCGCGTGAAACCCGCGCCACCGAATTTCCGGGACCGGCACGCGTACGGCAACTGACGTATCCGAACGACCCCCACATCGCCGTAACTTGATGCAGCGTTCGACGGCGCGCCGTCCATTACTTCATACGCCCAACGCATCAGTCGGTGGCCCGGCCCGGGCGCGTGAGCCGGGCGGCCGCGCCGGGGCGCGTCAACGGCGCACCTCATCGCACCTGCGGACTCACACCTTCCGGTTGCGGGGACCCAGTGACATCCCCTCACATTGCTTATGACAACCATTGTCATTTGGTGGCATGCTCGTCCTCCGTCCGCCGCCTCCGCACACTCGGCCCAGTCAGTCCCTTCGAGAGGACCAGGACCACACCCGCATGAGCGAACCGCTGTATCTCGCCCCACGCCTGGAGTCCCGGCCTGCGGCGCTGCTGGACTCACCCGGGTTCCTCCACCCACTCGTGACCGCCCTGGGCTCCCCCCTGAACGTGCTGCTCCCGGACCAGCTGGCCGACAACGTCCGCCGCTTCCAGGACGTCTACGCGCGCCACCGGCTCGCCGGACGGATCCACTACGCGCACAAGGCGAACCGTTCGAGCGCCCTGGTGCGCCGGCTCGCCGCCGACGACGGCCCCACCGGCATCGACGTCGCCTCGCTCGGCGAACTCCAGCACGCCCTGAGCGGCGGCTTCACCCCGGACCGGATCGTGGCGACCGGGCCCAAGGACCCGGACTTCCTGTGGCTCGCCGCGCGCACGGGCGTCACCGTCTGCGTCGACTCGCCCGCCGAACTGACCGCGCTCGCCGCGCTCGTCGAGCGGTTCCGGCTGCCCCGCGTCCGCGTCATGCCGCGCCTGTCGCAGTTCACGGCGCCCGGCACGCGGATCCTCACCCGCCGCAGCCGCTTCGGCACGCCCGTCTCCGAGGCCGCCGCCCTCCTCGACCTGGTCGAGAAGCACGCCGACGGCATCGAGCTGACCGGCCTGTCGTACCACCTCGACACCATGGGCATCGCCGAGAAGGCCGTCGCCCTGGAGGGCTGCCTCACGGTCCTCGACGAGTGCCGGCGGCGCGGCCTGCGGCCCCTGGCCGTCGACATCGGCGGCGGCTTCGGCGTGGACTACCTCGCGGACGGCGCCCAGTGGGAGCGCTACACCACCGAGCTGACCCGGGCCCTGCTCGGCAAGCGGCCGCCCCTCACCTGGCAGGGCCACGGCTACGGGCTGCGCGCCGACAGCGGCACCGTGCGCGGCGCGCTCGCCGTCTACCCCGGGCACCGCCCGGTCGCCGGCGCCCGCTACCTCGACGAACTGCTCGCGCAGACCGCGCCCTCGCTGGGCCGGCCGCTGGCCACGCTGCTCCTGGAGAACCTGTACGACCTGCACGTCGAGCCCGGCCGCGCGCTCCTCGACCAGTGCGGCATCACCCTGGTCCAGGTGCGCGAGGTCCGGCACACCGCGGACGGCGACCGGCTGGTGCGGCTGGCGGCGAACGCCCGTGACGTGGGCCTGGAGGACCACGGGCTGCTGATCGACCCCGTCCTCGTACCGGCCCGCCCGGAGCCGCCCGGCAGCGGCGGCACCCCCGTCGGGGTCTATCTGCTGGGCAACCTCTGTCTGGAGGCCGATCTGATCAGCCGTCGCACCGTGTTCCTGCCGCGCGAGCCGCGCCCCGGCGACCTGCTCGCCTTCGCCAACACCGCCGGTTACTTCATGGACTTCACCGCCGACCACGCCCTGCACCAGCCCGTCGCCCGGAAGGTCGCCGTCCACGGGGACGGCGACGGCGGCTGGAGCTGGTGCCTCGACGACCAGTACTGGCCCCACCTCACCGCGGGGGATGCCCTATGAGGTACGAGCACATCACCGACGCCATCGGCGACACCCCCCTCGTCCGCATCGACCCGCGCGTGCACGGGCTGGAACACATCGACCTGTACGCCAAGCTGGAGATGCTCAACCCCTTCGGGTCCGTCAAGGACCGGGCCGCCTGGCGCATGGCCCGCCCGCACCTGGAGGAGGCACGCCGGCACGGCCGTACCGTCGTCGAGCTGTCCAGCGGCAACACCGCCAAGGCCCTGGCCGTCATCGCCGGGATGCACGGGCTGCCCTTCAAGAGCGTCACCAACCGGATGAAGGTCCCCGAGATCAAGGACCTGCTGCTGTTGCTGGGCGCCGAGATCGAGGAGCTGCCCGGACAGGCCGAGTGCCTGGACCCGACCGCGACCGAGGACCCGCTGACCCGCATCCACCGCATGCTCTCCGCGGACGACGGCCAGTACCTCCACACCGACCAGTACTACAACCCGGCCAACGCCGAGGCGCACGCCTCAGGGACCGGGCCGGAGATCATCAAGGACCTGGGCGGTTCGTCCCCGGACTGGTTCGTCGCCGCCGTCGGCACCGCCGGCTCCTCCACCGGGACGGCCCGCGCCCTGCGCGCCCACGACCCCGGCACGCGGGTCGTCGGGCTCGTCGCGCACAAGGCGGACTTCATCCCCGGCATCCGGAACATCGACGAGGTCCACGAAGTGGGCCTGTTCGACCCCGCCACCTACGACACGCTGGAGTCCGTCACCGCCGACGAGGCCATCGACGGCATGCTCACGCTGGTGCGCCGCTGCGGCATCCTCGCCGGGCCGACCGGCGGCGCCGCCTACTTCGGCGCCGTACGCCATCTGCGCGAGCAGGAGGCGCTGTTGAAGGACCGCGGGGCGGGCGAGAAGCGCACGGCGGTGTTCATCGTCTGCGACCGCGTCGAGAGCTACATGAGCTACGTACGGCAGCGCCGCCCCGAGCTGCTGCGCCGGCCGCCCCGCCCCAACTCGGCGGCCACGCTCACCCCCGAGGAGGTGCGGGCCGTGCACGTCATCGGGGTCGAGGAGGCCCGTGCCTGGATCGCGACCGAGCGGCCGGTGGTCGTGGACCTGCGCGGGGCGTTCGCGTTCGCGGCCCTGCACATCGAGGGCTCCGTCAACATCGTCGACGAGCTGTTCGCGGAACTCCTGCACGGCGGCATGCCGTTCGGCCGCTCCCAGCCCGTACTGCTGGTGTGCCCGGTCGGCGAGCAGTCCGTGACGTACGCGGCGCTGCTGACCCGGATGGGCCACCGGAACGTACGCAGCCTGGCGGGCGGGATCATCGCCTGGCGGGACGCCGGGGCCCCGATGGTGAGGGACTGACATGCGGACCACCGGCACCGGCAGCCGTGTCACGCCCGCCGCTCCCCCGCCGCCCGGCCCGTCCGCCGGGCTGCGCGAGTGGCAGCGGCCGCTGCGCGAACAGTTCCCCATCGTCACCGGGCACCCCGGCCTGGCGTACCTCGACAGCGCGGCCACCGCGCAGAAGCCCAAGGTGGTCCTGGACGCCGTCCAGACGTATCTGACCGGCTGCAACGCCAACGCCGGGCGCGGCACGTACACCTGGGCCAACCGCACCAGCGCCCTCATCGAGGAGACCCGGGAGCGCGTGAAGGCGTTCCTCGGCGACCCGGAGCCCGACCGGTCGACGGTGTGGTTCACCAGCGGCACCACCGAGGGGCTGCGGACCGTCGCCCGGGACTGGCTCACGGCCGAACTGCGCGACGGCGACGAGATCGTGGTGCCGTTCGCCGACCACGAGGCCAACCACCTGCCCTGGCTGGAGGCGCGGGAGCTGCTGGCCGCGCGCGGGGTGCGGATCACCGTCCACCCCATGCCGTACCAGCAGGAGTCCCGCGACTACGACCTGGAGGCGCTGGCCGGGCTGGTCGGCGAGCGGACCCGGTTCGTCGCCGTCACGCACGTCCACCACGTGTACGGCGCCGACATGAACGTCGACCGGGTCCGGCGGGTCGTCGGGCCCGAGGTGCCGATCTGCCTGGACGCGGCGCAGAGCGTCGGGCACCTGCCGGTGGACGTCGGCGCCCTGGACGTGGACTTCGTGGTGTTCTCCGGGCACAAGGCGATGGCGCTGCCCGGGACGGGCGTGGTGTGGGCGCGGGGGCTGCGCGGCGGGGAGTTCCGGCCGGGCGGCTGGCAGGGCACGCCCAACACGACCGGCATCCTCAGCCTGCGCACGGCGCTCGACTGGCTGGACGCGGCGGGCCTGGCCCGCATAGAGGAGTGGACGGTCGGCCTGGGCGTACGGCTCACGGACGGGCTGAGCCGGCTCGAGGCGTACGAGGTGCTGGGCTGCCCGCTCAGCCTGACGGCCGCGTCGACGGTGCAGCGCCGGCAGGGCCTGGTGACGTTCCGGCACCGGGCCGTGAGCGCCAACGACCTCGGTTTCATCCTGGCCGCGCACGGCCTGCTGGTGCGCGCCGACGGGCTGTGCCAGGCCCGCGCTGGTGAGACCGACAGCTCGGTACGGGTGAGCGTGCACGTCTACAACACGCCCGAGGAGATCGACCGCCTCCTCGGGGTCCTGGAGGGGCTGGACGACGACCGCCCCGGCGGACCGCGGTAGCGCCGCGCCCGCGGACACACGGTGAGCCGCGGGGCGTGGTCGGCCCCGCGGTCACACGGAGCAAGGGAGCTCGAGGAGACGATGTCACGACGGCTGACGTCACGGCGGCTGACGGCCGAGCGGGCCGGCGAGTGGATCCGCCGGTGGGAGCTGCAACAGCAGCGGTACGCGTGCGACCGCGAGGCCCGGTTCACGGTGATCGCCGACGTCGTGGAGACGGCGACGGCGTCCGGTGCCCACCCGCTGGTCGCCGACCTGGGGTGCGGTCCCGGCTCGCTGGCCGCCCGGCTCGCCGAGCGGCTGCCGCACGCCGAGGTGATCGGCGTGGACACCGATCCGCTGCTCCTCGCGCTGGGCCGGGCCCACCACGGGGCGCTGGTGCGGTTCGCCGACGCGACGATCGGCGCGCCGGGCTGGCTGGCGTCCCTGGACCTGGGGCGGCCGCTGGACGCGGTGGTCTCCGCGACGGCCCTGCACTACCTGCCGGAGCCGGCGCTCCTGTCGGTGTACGAGCAGGTACGGGAGTCGCTGCGGCCGGGCGGCGTCCTGGTCAACGGCGACCACCTGTTCCAGGAGGACCCGGCGGTCGCCGACCTCGCCGCGGTCGTCGGCCGCCGCCACGCCGAGCGCCACGG is a window encoding:
- a CDS encoding class I SAM-dependent methyltransferase; protein product: MSRRLTSRRLTAERAGEWIRRWELQQQRYACDREARFTVIADVVETATASGAHPLVADLGCGPGSLAARLAERLPHAEVIGVDTDPLLLALGRAHHGALVRFADATIGAPGWLASLDLGRPLDAVVSATALHYLPEPALLSVYEQVRESLRPGGVLVNGDHLFQEDPAVADLAAVVGRRHAERHGTHAHEDWSGWWAAVASAPELSAPLAERARRGPGAGGDNGLTLQRHVELLHKAGFDAAGPVWQYGPSCVLVAVNGA
- a CDS encoding Y4yA family PLP-dependent enzyme, giving the protein MSEPLYLAPRLESRPAALLDSPGFLHPLVTALGSPLNVLLPDQLADNVRRFQDVYARHRLAGRIHYAHKANRSSALVRRLAADDGPTGIDVASLGELQHALSGGFTPDRIVATGPKDPDFLWLAARTGVTVCVDSPAELTALAALVERFRLPRVRVMPRLSQFTAPGTRILTRRSRFGTPVSEAAALLDLVEKHADGIELTGLSYHLDTMGIAEKAVALEGCLTVLDECRRRGLRPLAVDIGGGFGVDYLADGAQWERYTTELTRALLGKRPPLTWQGHGYGLRADSGTVRGALAVYPGHRPVAGARYLDELLAQTAPSLGRPLATLLLENLYDLHVEPGRALLDQCGITLVQVREVRHTADGDRLVRLAANARDVGLEDHGLLIDPVLVPARPEPPGSGGTPVGVYLLGNLCLEADLISRRTVFLPREPRPGDLLAFANTAGYFMDFTADHALHQPVARKVAVHGDGDGGWSWCLDDQYWPHLTAGDAL
- the rsgA gene encoding ribosome small subunit-dependent GTPase A produces the protein MSHPTPYASSSSAPHALAPYGWDSGWEDEFAPYAAQGLVPGRVVRVDRGQCDVVTPEGVVRADTAFVTPHDPLRVVCTGDWAAVDPEGGNPRYVRAYLPRRTAFVRSTSSKRSDGQILAANVDHAIIAVSLAAELDLGRIERFLALAWESGAQPLVVLTKADLVPDPAGVAYLVHDVETTAPGVQVLPVSSATGEGVDVLAALVADGTSVLLGVSGTGKSTLANALLGADAQTVQAVRDVDGKGRHTTTTRNLLVLPGGGVLIDTPGLRGVGLWDAGTGVGQVFAEIEELAAECRFHDCAHQAEPGCAVLVAVEEGTLPERRLDSYRKLLRENQYIVAKTDARVRAELRRDWKRKGAEGRAALAAKRGGLPQH
- a CDS encoding aminotransferase class V-fold PLP-dependent enzyme, with protein sequence MRTTGTGSRVTPAAPPPPGPSAGLREWQRPLREQFPIVTGHPGLAYLDSAATAQKPKVVLDAVQTYLTGCNANAGRGTYTWANRTSALIEETRERVKAFLGDPEPDRSTVWFTSGTTEGLRTVARDWLTAELRDGDEIVVPFADHEANHLPWLEARELLAARGVRITVHPMPYQQESRDYDLEALAGLVGERTRFVAVTHVHHVYGADMNVDRVRRVVGPEVPICLDAAQSVGHLPVDVGALDVDFVVFSGHKAMALPGTGVVWARGLRGGEFRPGGWQGTPNTTGILSLRTALDWLDAAGLARIEEWTVGLGVRLTDGLSRLEAYEVLGCPLSLTAASTVQRRQGLVTFRHRAVSANDLGFILAAHGLLVRADGLCQARAGETDSSVRVSVHVYNTPEEIDRLLGVLEGLDDDRPGGPR
- a CDS encoding pyridoxal-phosphate dependent enzyme — translated: MRYEHITDAIGDTPLVRIDPRVHGLEHIDLYAKLEMLNPFGSVKDRAAWRMARPHLEEARRHGRTVVELSSGNTAKALAVIAGMHGLPFKSVTNRMKVPEIKDLLLLLGAEIEELPGQAECLDPTATEDPLTRIHRMLSADDGQYLHTDQYYNPANAEAHASGTGPEIIKDLGGSSPDWFVAAVGTAGSSTGTARALRAHDPGTRVVGLVAHKADFIPGIRNIDEVHEVGLFDPATYDTLESVTADEAIDGMLTLVRRCGILAGPTGGAAYFGAVRHLREQEALLKDRGAGEKRTAVFIVCDRVESYMSYVRQRRPELLRRPPRPNSAATLTPEEVRAVHVIGVEEARAWIATERPVVVDLRGAFAFAALHIEGSVNIVDELFAELLHGGMPFGRSQPVLLVCPVGEQSVTYAALLTRMGHRNVRSLAGGIIAWRDAGAPMVRD